The Bdellovibrio sp. ZAP7 DNA segment CACTCGCGAAGACAGAGTTCTTTGGCGAATAATACCCGCGATATGTGTGCCATGCCCGTGACTGTCACTGACATCGCTATTTTCAGAAACAAAATTCCATCCATGGAGGTCCCCGGCATATCCGTTGCCATCGTTATCTAAGCCATTGGTTTTTTCTTTGGGATTTACCCACAAGTTGTCTTTGATCAGTGGGTGGTTCACATCAATCCCTGTATCGATAATCGCAATAACGATGTCTTTATCAGGGTCGGACGTGCGGGGTTGAGCAACGGAAGACCATAGAAATGGTGTTGCTGAGAGAATTCCAAAAAATGATTTCTGAAGTAAGTTAAGTGATCTCATGTCTGCCCCCGTGAATAGGGACATTGCATTTGGCGGGCCAGGTATAAGCAAATCTAATGCGGTCTCATCCGGAGATTTGTCACTTGTGTTTAGAAATCGCTATACAGGGTCTGAGGGCGTTTCAGCTGTCTAAAAGGCGACATACATAGACAACTTTTATACAGGGGTTAATAAGTTCGTCCTTTTTAACCCCTGGTTTTGCTTATGATGGAACAGTGTTTTATCGGTGGCCACGGTTCTTTCGAGAGCAGATGTGTGCCGCCTGTTCGTAAGATTCAATCCCTGTACCAGGAAGGCGGAAGTATTGATTTCTCACGCAAGTCTCGACAGCGTCGGCGTCGCTAGTACCTCGGCATGCAATAGCTGCCACACGGTAGGTTTCAATGCCACTGCCACTGATGACGCTATATAGTCTGCGCATACAATCTTTGATTTGCTCCACAGGTCCTGGGCTTGAGCAGGCGATGCTGGCGACCGAGCGAGATTCTTCCCCGGAGCCTGGTAGCATGGCATAGATACTGTCAGTGCAGGAAGTTCTTCTCTCTGCGTTTTCACCGCCATTTTTGCAAAGATGAGCAGCTTGTCTGTAAGACTCCAGGCCAATGCCGGGAAGACGGCTGTATTGTCGTTGTATGCATTCAGTGACGCTGTTGATGGGTGCACGTCCACTGCACGCAACGGCCGCCACTTCGTAAGTTTCAAGGCCGACGCCTGTCATGGAGAAGTATACGGAAGACAAACAACTTTTTGCTTCCTCAGTTTCGCGACCACTTCGACACGCAATCTCTGCAATTTTTCGCGTTTCAAAACCCGATCCCGGCAAACTGAAGGAGACTCCGTCAACGCAATTCTGATAATTGGCGTGGACTGTTAAGGCCAAGAAATTCAGTGCCATCGCTAGAAAGATTGATTATTTCATTATTTTCCTCCGTTTGGTTTGGTGATGCGAAACTCGCAAGAAACGCATCTGCAAGGTGCAAGCCATTAAATTTGGTGTCGTTATGAAACTGATTAATTCTGGGCAACACCCGTATTTTGACGAACTTCTTTGGCCGTGCTAAAACTTGCACCATGGAAGAAATACAGAACAAGATTTCATATAGAGATAAGACCCAATTTTACCGCGAGCTGAATTCAGAGGCTTTTGCCTTGTCCGAAAAAGAATGGTTCGTGAACCTTGCAAACTTTTCTGCGCTTTTGAATCAGCATTTGCCGGAAATTAATTGGGTTGGTTTTTACCTGAATCATAATGGGGAGCTTTTGCTTTCTTCATTTCAAGGTCTGCCGGCTTGTACTCGTATTAAGATGGGGAAGGGTGTTTGTGGGACTGCTGCGCAGACTTTACAAAGTCAGCTAGTGCCGGATGTTCATCAGTTTCCTGGGCATATAGCATGTGATGCTCGATCGCGTAGCGAGGTTGTGATTCCCTTGGTATTGGGGGATCGTCTGTTGGGTGTGCTTGATATTGATTCGCCTCATTTGAATCGTTTTGATTTGGAAGATGTGAAAGGGCTCGAGGAGTTTGCTCGCATCTTGCTTGAGAAGACGGTGTGGCCGAGTTCCTTTGCTTAACCGGTGGAAATAAAAAAGGCCGGTTTGTACCGGCCTTTTTTATTGAGTTATGCGACTCTTTTGATTCCTGAAGGGTTCGCGACAGTGTATTTGTTGCGGCCCGTTTGTTTGGATGTGTAAAGAGCTTCATCGACTCTTTTGTACCAGCCGTCGGGAGTTTCTCCGGCTTCAAGTTGGGCGATTCCTAAACTTGCGGTAAAGCGGATTTCCAGGTTGCCGTGGACGAAAACTTCCTTGCGGATTTTTGCCATGCAATCGTCGACCATTTTGATCGCTTGTTTGGTGTCGCAGCCAGGAAGGATCACAGCGAATTCTTCACCGCCAAGGCGGGCTACGAAGTCTTCTTCGCGGGCGAAGCTTTCTTGAAGCAGGCGCACGCATTGTTGAAGAACGAAGTCGCCGATATCATGGCCATAGGCATCGTTGATCTTTTTAAAGAAGTCGATATCGAATAACAGCATGGTGACCGGATCGTGATCGAGCTGATTGATCTGGATATAGCGTTTTACTTGCTCGTCGAAACTTTTACGATTGTGGGCGCCCGTTAAATGGTCGGAACGCATGGTGCGATTTGCTTCCATCAATTGCTTTTTTACTGTGGAAAGACTTTTTTTGACCGTTTCCATACGTTTTGAACGGCGTTCATTCGAAGACGTTTGATGCTTTAAATAGAAATCGATAAATTCGCGGGATTTTGCGCGCAAGTCTTCAATAGAATTTGATTCCACGGCCTCACGCAGTTGAGCCAGGCTATTGTTCACCTGGCCTTCAGATGTGGCTTCGGCAGCGACCTCTTCACCTAGATTGTCTGCGAAGTCCCAGATAATGCGCTTGAAATCATCAAAGGTGTTTTGCACGTACGTGGTTTCATCGATACGATAGCTTGAGATAAACTGACGGAAACGGAAAAGTGCGCTTTCCAGTTCTTCACCTTCCAATGTCATGAGCTCTTTGGCAACGGTATCCAGCTTCGCGCGCACTTTGCGAATTGAGTGATTTTGGACTTCGAATAAGTTCTTGTTATAGACATCCAAGATGTACAACAACGTTGCGCGATCTTCGGATAACGTAGGCTTATGGTCACTTTTGGTTTTTGCGTGACCCTCAGATCCCCAGTCCATGTCCAACTGATCAACCAGCTTTTTCATCCACTGTTTCAACTTGCGCCTCCGCGTACACTCCGACTCTCGTCGGAATAAAAATCATCATTCCTATTTCGGAAAATACGAGCCGAATATTAACGATTTCCCGACGCTGGTCCGGCAGATTCTCACAATGATACAGGTCTGGTTGGTGCTTTTTCGCAACGATGTGAAGCTTTGCTCAAGTCCTTCCCACAAGAAGTCTAAAGTAATCTGGAACTGACAAAAAAGGAGTCACTTCATGGGAACAAGTGCGCAGGTTTCCGGCCCTGATTTTACGAAAGGCGTTTCAGCTGAAGTTCTGAAAGATGGTGAAACTCTTTTGGGACACGTCGGTGATAAAGCGGTGCTTTTGGTGAAGGTAGAGGGCGAGGTCTACGCCGTCGGTGCCAACTGCACCCATTACGGGGGGCCGTTGAATCAGGGACTTCTTTCCGGCCACCATATTCACTGCCCTTGGCATCATTCCAGCTTCAATGTGAAAACAGGGGAGGCGGAAAAAGCACCGGCCCTTGTACCGCTTTCATGTTGGAGCACGGAAGTTCGTGACGACAAGGTTTTTGTGACTGGCAAAAAAACCATTCCTCAGCCGGTATTGCGGGGAACTGAAAGTCAGCACATCGTGATCATCGGTGCCGGTGCTGCGGGCACGGCCTGCGCGGTCATGCTTCGTCGTCAGGGGTTTGCCGGCACCATTCAAATGGTCAGTCATGATGATTCACTTCCTTACGATCGTCCCAATTTATCCAAAGACTATTTGGCCGGCAATGCCCCCGAAGAATGGTTGCCGATCATGAAGAGTTCGTTTTTCGATAAAAATAAAATTCTGCTCAACCTCAATGTGTCAGCTGTTGAGATTAATGTGGATCAAAAGGCGGTACAGCTGTCTGATGGCCGCATGCTTTATTTTGATAAACTTTTGTTGGCAACTGGTGGGGAGCCTATCGCTCCACCGATTGTGGGGATAGAAAGTAAGAATGTGTTCATGCTTCGAACTTTAAAAGACTGCCGTCGCATCATTGAGAAATGTCGTGAATCGAAATCCGTGGCGGTGGTGGGAGCAGGGTTCATTGGTTTGGAAGTTGCCGCCTCATTAAAGCAGCGGGGAATTGATGTTCATGTTATTGCTCCTGAAGAAATGCCTTTGATGAAGACTTTGGGAATTCACGTCGGAAGCTATCTGAAAAAAGCCCATGAATCCCATGGCGTTCATTTTCATTTGGGAAGAACAGTTAAGGAAGTCAAAGAGGACTCCGTGATTTTGGATGATGGTTCGACTATAGCCTGTGATTTTGTCGTCGTGGGAGTGGGGATTAAACCCAACCTTTCCCTGGCAAGACAGGCGGGATGTGAAATTGATCAAGGTGTTTTAGTGAATGATTATTTGGAAACCAGCATTCCCGGAATTTATGCCGCGGGAGATATCGCGCGATGGCCTGACCCTCGCAGTCTGAGACCCATCCGTGTGGAGCATTGGGAGGTCGCTGAACGTCACGGTCAAGTTGTTGCCGCCAATATGTTGGGAGCTCGAAGTAAATATCTTGATGTTCCTTTTTTCTGGACACAGCAGTACGACAAAATCGTTTGCTATATTGGTTTTTCCGATCGTTTTGATCGCATGGAACTTTTAGGAGATCCCGGTAAAGACGATTTCGCCGTTATTTACTATGAGGACGATCGGGTCGCAGCCTTTATGACAGTGGGAAGGGATTTGGAAAACCTCAAAGTCGAGCAAGCTTTGCAGCGGATTGATTATCGCAAGGTGGAAGAGCTTATCACCGAGTACGAACATCACTTAAAAAAACCGCAAAAACCTTTGCCCAACTATTTCGAGCCAAGTCCTTAAATATGTTTTAGTTCTTTTTTAATTTTTGCCAGAGTTTTTTGGTCAAAGGCTGGTAAGACCGGATTTAGTTTTTCCAGCCTTTCGAGTAAAATCGAGGAGATAATGAGATTGCGTAAATTCTTATCATCGCCAGGAACGATAAACCACGGTCGGTCTGTGTGGTGGGTTTCCTGAATCACTTCTCCATAGGCTTTTTGATAATCGTGCCAATGGCGTCGTTCCGCTAAATCACTCAGTTCAAACTTCCAATGCTTTTCGGGGTCGTCGATTCGTTCGCGAAGTCGCGAAGCTTGTTCTTTGCGACTGATGTGCAGGAAGAATTTCAAAATAGTGACGCCCTCCCGAACCAGCATTTTTTCAAAGGCATTCACATCGGAAATGCGTTCTTTAACTTGTTTAAGAGGGAGGGTTTTATGAACCAGAGGTACGATCAGGTCTTCGTAATGACTCCGATTGAAAATTACCATTTCCCCACGTTCCGGAGTCTGCTTGTGAATGCGCCACAAATAGTCGTGGCGCACTTCGATGTCCGTGGGTCTTTTGAACGAGACAACTCTTAACCCTTGAGGATTGATCGCGGCAAAGACATGTTTAACAGTGCCATCTTTACCCGACGTATCCAGTCCCTGCAAAATGATCAAAACTTTGTGCTTTGATTCCGCAAAAATCAATTCTTGTAAACGGCCAAGCTTTTCGCTGATCAATTCAAATTCAGACTTTAAAGCCTTTTTTGAAACTTCCTTGGCTTCAATAGTCGATACCTTGGCAAGATTTTTTGATGTCGGGTAAAAATGCTTTTCTTTAATCATCTATCTAGTGTGTGGCGCGCACTTCACCTCCGTCAAGTGCTGCATCCAAAGAGATTTCTGTATCAAGTAAACGGGAAACCGGGCAGTTGTTTTTGGCATCTTCGGCAATGGTTTTAAATTGGTTTTGATCAATACCCGGAATTTTTGCGCGCAACACCAGGTTTGAGTGAGTGATAACCCAGTCACTGCCATTTTTTTCGATACTTACAGCGGCGTTTACGTTGATTGTTTCAGCTGTGAAACCTTTTTGGCCCAATGCTGCACTAAACGCCATGGCAAAACAGGAAGAATGGGCGGCGGCGATCAATTCCTCGGGATTTGTCCCTTTTTCCGTGCCGAAACGACGACCGAAGGAATAAGGTGTTTTATTAAGAACGCCACTTTCAGTGGAGATCTCTCCCAGACCTTGTTGAATATTGCCCTTCCATTGAACCGATGCTTTTCTTTCCATACTAAACCTCCTGTTGTGATCCACAAAGAATAGAAGGGAAAGGAGGAGACGTTGACCGCTGCCTGATTTATTTGTTAAAGATCAATCCATGACAGGAGCTCCAAGAAAAATTGCAGTGATCGGAAATGCGGGAGCAGGTAAAACCGTGTTGTCGCGTCGATTGGCAAAGCTTTATCAGCTTCCAATCACGCATGTGGATTCCATCCAGTTCGTGGAGGGAATGAAGATTCGCCCTCATAAGGAATCTATTACTCTTTTGTCCGATATCCAAAATCAAGAGACCTGGATCATCGACGGATATGGTCCTTTGGATATCATCCAAAGGCGTTTTCAGTTGGCGGATAAAATTGTTTTGATCGATTTTCCATTGTGGCGTCATTATTGGTGGGCAACAAAACGCCAAATTCAAAACCTCTGGTCTCCACGAAAAGAATTGCCCCCGGGATGTTCGGAGCTTTCCTGGGAGCACACCAAGAAACTTTATAAGACCATCGGCAACGTACACCGCTTAATGCGCCCTGAGCTTTTACGTATTTTGAATCGCGAACAGCAGGGAAAAGTTGTGGTAATTCGTAATCTTTCTCAACTAAAACGTATTTCCCAGTTTGGTTTTGGTGAGGGTGGCCTTTGACATCACTCCCTTAAGGAATTTTGAATTTATTTGGGCGGGGAGTTTCTGACGCGTACACTAGTTGTATGAGCCCAAACTTATACATCGTTGTCCTGGTTTTTTCTGGCACCATGCTGGTCAATGTCCTTACCTCTGCCGCTCTCTGGTACATCCACGGGAATCGTATCTTTGGCTATATCACTTTAAGCTGGGTGATCACTTCGATTAACTTTTTCCTGCAAAGCCAGTTCGTGGGTTATGACTATAAAATGCTGTTAGCCTTTAGCTTTTATTTGTTGGCTAGTTGGGTCTATTACGAGATCACATCGGCTCTTTTAGTTAAACCCGATCGGCGCTCCTGGGTCTATACGATACCGGTGACGCTGGTTATTCTTGGGCTTGTCACATTGCGCCTCACTCAATCCTTCCGCTTTGCTTCGATATTTTCGGCTATTGCGATTGCAATGCCGCTTCTTTGTGCCGCTCTTAAAGCTCGCAATGCCCGGGAGTCGCGCGGGGACACGAAGGGTTTCAAAATTCTCGCTCTGCTTTTGGTCTTGTTGGCCATTCACTATCTGGATTATCCGTTCCTGCGACAAAGTGAAACTGGTGCCGTCTTTGGATTTACGTTTGCCTTTCTGTTAACTTTTGCGTTTTCCATTTTCTTTCCCAGTTTCCTTTTATGGCAGTTGGCGGCGGAGTACAGTGGGCGTTTACAAGGGGAAGTGACCAAACAAACCAAAGAGTTGGTTGATTTAGACAATCGCAACAAGGCATTGATTTCCATTTTAGTTCATGATCTTGCGACTCCTGTGACCACGGCAATGATGTCGCTAAATAAAATCCAAGACGGGGACGCCCCCGTGATGCAAAGACTCAGTAAATCCTTGCGCTATATCATGACGACAATTGAAAAGGTTCGTGAACTTCAAGCGGTCACTTCGGGCAAAAAGAATTTGGATCTGAAAGTGTCAGATCCTGCGATTGCCGTCCACAATGCAGTTCAATACTATGCCGAACAATTGGCCGCGCAAAATTTGACGGTGCGATTTATTGATGAGCGCAAAAATCCGCAATCTTCAGTGTTGATTGATTCGCAGTTATTGCAGGCTCAGATTATTGGTAACCTGATCAGCAATGCAATTAAGTTTTCTCCGCGCGGGGAGGAAATTGTCGTCAGATTCAGTGACGATCTCCGCTTTGTATATATCGAAGTCATAGATTTCGGTATTGGAATACCGGCAAACATAGCCCCTAAAATTTTCTCTTTCAGTGGGGCGACGACCCGTATGGGGCTTCATAACGAAAAAGGAACGGGTTTTGGCCTTCCTTTAGTGAAGGCCTATGTGGATATGATGAATGGACGTATAGAATTTAAAACGAGTTACAAGGATCCATCGTTTTCACGCACTGTGGGAGTTTGTATGCGTGTTAGATTTCCTTTGGTCGTGCAGAAACCGCTTCTCTCTGAACGACGGGAGATGGAGTTGTAAATATCGCCCGCTGCTTATACCAGGAAGTAAACATCAGATGAAACCACTCAAAAACCTCCAGCACAATCATCGCTGCGACTTTAGTTTCCTCTGGGGTTAATTCTAGTTCATTTAAGTTGAGCTGGTGGGTTTCATCAATCCAGCTGCCTTGAGCATGGCTGGCTTCCTCAAAGAAGTGATGATCACCAAAGTATTTCAGTGCTTCCGGGGAGTGCGAATCAGAGGAGCGAACTGCTTCAATGAAAACCGCAAAGGCAAGCTCCAGGCACTCGATCATCAGAAGGCGCACGCCGGGGCTGGTTTTTTGAAACGTCAATGACATTAACTTATAGGTTGCCTGACGTACACGCCAGTTGTCGTTGGACCAAATCTGACGAAGCGCGGTGGTGGTTTTTGTGCCCCAGGCGCTTTGGCCGACATTCAGAGTCTCTAAGTCTTCCAAAAAAAGTTGCCAGTGTTCCAAATCTTCTTTGCAGTGATGATTAACAGCTTTTTCCAGAGTGGTGGTGGCGTGGGGATATTCAAGATTTAAGAGCAAATCCTTAAATCCTAAGACGAAGAAACTCATCGCGGGCGCAAAGGATAGAGGGGTCTTAGAAGAGCGTATCCAGTGTATCAAAACATGCTCATTCAATTTACTTTTTTCCGCGAACAGCATTTTGTTAAAATCCATTTGTACTCCGGTTGCAAAGTGAAAGTGTTCAGATCAATCTAGTGTGTATACTCCTTAAAGGATGCAACATATGCCGCAGAAAATGAATCTCCTGGTGGTCGAGGATGATCGGGATCTGGGAGAGATGATCGTCGATTCTTTGAAGGACCTTTTTCAAAGGGTTGAATTCACAACGAACTTTGAAAAGGCTCTGGAAATCCTTATAGCCTTACAGCCTGACGTCATTGTTACAGATCAAAATATCGAAGGCGGCTTTGGTATTGCCCTGGTTGCACATGCGAAAGAAAAAAATATGAATACTGTTGCCATTGTACAAACTGGCAACCCGTCTTTGGAATTGCAAACGGAGGCGGCGCGATTAGGTGGCGTTGAAATTATTGAAAAGCCTTTTGATGCGCAACTTCTGCATCTGCGCGTTTCGCAATTGATTATGGTCGAAGGCATGCGTCGGGAGATGGAACACTCCTCTAACAATATGATACGCGGGTTTTAATAGTTTATGAAGGTTCAGGAGATCGTTCATGGAAATGGATAGAGAGTCGGCCGCGCACGCCGCCAACACGAAGTTCAAATCGGATAGTTCGATGTTCAATATGATCGTCGACTCTGTTCCTAATGGACTGATCGTGGTGGATGCGCGTGGTGAGATTCTGATGTCCAATGCCGAAATGGAAAGAATGTTCGGCTATGAAAAAGGTGAACTGGTTGGGCAAAGCCTTGAAATCCTGGTTCCACGAGAAGTCAGAACCAATCATGTAGGACTGCGAGCAGGATTTTTTGAAAACCCATCGAAGCGACAAATGGGAGCGGGCAGAGACTTACGAGGTATCCGTAAAGACGGCAGTGAGATGCCAGTGGAAATTGGTTTGAATCCTTTGGTAACGGCGCAGGGGAATTTCGTAGTCGCTTCCGTCGTGGACATCACCGAACGTAAGAAAATGGATTTAATGTTGATTAAAGCCTACGAAGAAGTGCAGCAAAAGAATCTGGAAATGGAACAATTCGTTTACACCGTTTCCCATGATTTAAAAGCTCCTCTCGTCACCAGCAGCTCCTATATTTCTTTCTTAAGAGAAGATTTGCAGGCAGGACGCTATACCGACCTGATGGATTCCCTGGAGAGGGTTGAAAAAGCCAATAAGAAAATGCATGAATTGATTTACGATCTTTTGCAGTTGTCTCGCACCTCGCGCATGGAGCTCAGAGTAACTTCTGTTGGATTAACTCAATTGATCAGTGAAACAAAAAAAGATCTGCGCGATCAACTTGCAGAGAAAAAGACAAACATTTTGATTCCTGACAACTTGCCTGTGGTGCAAGGGGATGCCAAACGTCTGACTCAGGTGTTCGAGAATCTGATCATCAATGCTTTAAAGTATGCAGCTGTTTTCGAAAACAATTTAATCGAAATTGTGCAGAAAGAAACCGAAAAAGATTGGGAGATTGGGGTCAAAGACAATGGACCCGGAATTCCTGTGCAATATCATAAAAAGATTTTTGCCCTGTTTCAGCGCCTGGATAATCAAAAGGAAGGGACAGGTGTGGGATTAGCAATTGTTTCCCGAATCATGGCTTTGCATGGGGGACGAGCCTGGGTGGAGTCGGAACCTAATCATGGTGCGACTTTCTGGGTGTGCTTTCCTAAACAGCCTAATTTTCCAAAGGAGAACCATGATGGAATCCACTGAGAACAATGAACCAAGATCGCTGGCTATCCATCTGATTGAGGACGATGACGACCATGCAGGCATCG contains these protein-coding regions:
- a CDS encoding GAF domain-containing protein; translated protein: MEEIQNKISYRDKTQFYRELNSEAFALSEKEWFVNLANFSALLNQHLPEINWVGFYLNHNGELLLSSFQGLPACTRIKMGKGVCGTAAQTLQSQLVPDVHQFPGHIACDARSRSEVVIPLVLGDRLLGVLDIDSPHLNRFDLEDVKGLEEFARILLEKTVWPSSFA
- a CDS encoding GGDEF domain-containing protein → MKQWMKKLVDQLDMDWGSEGHAKTKSDHKPTLSEDRATLLYILDVYNKNLFEVQNHSIRKVRAKLDTVAKELMTLEGEELESALFRFRQFISSYRIDETTYVQNTFDDFKRIIWDFADNLGEEVAAEATSEGQVNNSLAQLREAVESNSIEDLRAKSREFIDFYLKHQTSSNERRSKRMETVKKSLSTVKKQLMEANRTMRSDHLTGAHNRKSFDEQVKRYIQINQLDHDPVTMLLFDIDFFKKINDAYGHDIGDFVLQQCVRLLQESFAREEDFVARLGGEEFAVILPGCDTKQAIKMVDDCMAKIRKEVFVHGNLEIRFTASLGIAQLEAGETPDGWYKRVDEALYTSKQTGRNKYTVANPSGIKRVA
- a CDS encoding FAD-dependent oxidoreductase, with translation MGTSAQVSGPDFTKGVSAEVLKDGETLLGHVGDKAVLLVKVEGEVYAVGANCTHYGGPLNQGLLSGHHIHCPWHHSSFNVKTGEAEKAPALVPLSCWSTEVRDDKVFVTGKKTIPQPVLRGTESQHIVIIGAGAAGTACAVMLRRQGFAGTIQMVSHDDSLPYDRPNLSKDYLAGNAPEEWLPIMKSSFFDKNKILLNLNVSAVEINVDQKAVQLSDGRMLYFDKLLLATGGEPIAPPIVGIESKNVFMLRTLKDCRRIIEKCRESKSVAVVGAGFIGLEVAASLKQRGIDVHVIAPEEMPLMKTLGIHVGSYLKKAHESHGVHFHLGRTVKEVKEDSVILDDGSTIACDFVVVGVGIKPNLSLARQAGCEIDQGVLVNDYLETSIPGIYAAGDIARWPDPRSLRPIRVEHWEVAERHGQVVAANMLGARSKYLDVPFFWTQQYDKIVCYIGFSDRFDRMELLGDPGKDDFAVIYYEDDRVAAFMTVGRDLENLKVEQALQRIDYRKVEELITEYEHHLKKPQKPLPNYFEPSP
- a CDS encoding PPK2 family polyphosphate kinase → MIKEKHFYPTSKNLAKVSTIEAKEVSKKALKSEFELISEKLGRLQELIFAESKHKVLIILQGLDTSGKDGTVKHVFAAINPQGLRVVSFKRPTDIEVRHDYLWRIHKQTPERGEMVIFNRSHYEDLIVPLVHKTLPLKQVKERISDVNAFEKMLVREGVTILKFFLHISRKEQASRLRERIDDPEKHWKFELSDLAERRHWHDYQKAYGEVIQETHHTDRPWFIVPGDDKNLRNLIISSILLERLEKLNPVLPAFDQKTLAKIKKELKHI
- a CDS encoding OsmC family protein, which encodes MERKASVQWKGNIQQGLGEISTESGVLNKTPYSFGRRFGTEKGTNPEELIAAAHSSCFAMAFSAALGQKGFTAETINVNAAVSIEKNGSDWVITHSNLVLRAKIPGIDQNQFKTIAEDAKNNCPVSRLLDTEISLDAALDGGEVRATH
- a CDS encoding adenylate kinase — encoded protein: MTGAPRKIAVIGNAGAGKTVLSRRLAKLYQLPITHVDSIQFVEGMKIRPHKESITLLSDIQNQETWIIDGYGPLDIIQRRFQLADKIVLIDFPLWRHYWWATKRQIQNLWSPRKELPPGCSELSWEHTKKLYKTIGNVHRLMRPELLRILNREQQGKVVVIRNLSQLKRISQFGFGEGGL
- a CDS encoding sensor histidine kinase KdpD, producing MSPNLYIVVLVFSGTMLVNVLTSAALWYIHGNRIFGYITLSWVITSINFFLQSQFVGYDYKMLLAFSFYLLASWVYYEITSALLVKPDRRSWVYTIPVTLVILGLVTLRLTQSFRFASIFSAIAIAMPLLCAALKARNARESRGDTKGFKILALLLVLLAIHYLDYPFLRQSETGAVFGFTFAFLLTFAFSIFFPSFLLWQLAAEYSGRLQGEVTKQTKELVDLDNRNKALISILVHDLATPVTTAMMSLNKIQDGDAPVMQRLSKSLRYIMTTIEKVRELQAVTSGKKNLDLKVSDPAIAVHNAVQYYAEQLAAQNLTVRFIDERKNPQSSVLIDSQLLQAQIIGNLISNAIKFSPRGEEIVVRFSDDLRFVYIEVIDFGIGIPANIAPKIFSFSGATTRMGLHNEKGTGFGLPLVKAYVDMMNGRIEFKTSYKDPSFSRTVGVCMRVRFPLVVQKPLLSERREMEL
- a CDS encoding response regulator, which gives rise to MPQKMNLLVVEDDRDLGEMIVDSLKDLFQRVEFTTNFEKALEILIALQPDVIVTDQNIEGGFGIALVAHAKEKNMNTVAIVQTGNPSLELQTEAARLGGVEIIEKPFDAQLLHLRVSQLIMVEGMRREMEHSSNNMIRGF
- a CDS encoding ATP-binding protein, producing the protein MEMDRESAAHAANTKFKSDSSMFNMIVDSVPNGLIVVDARGEILMSNAEMERMFGYEKGELVGQSLEILVPREVRTNHVGLRAGFFENPSKRQMGAGRDLRGIRKDGSEMPVEIGLNPLVTAQGNFVVASVVDITERKKMDLMLIKAYEEVQQKNLEMEQFVYTVSHDLKAPLVTSSSYISFLREDLQAGRYTDLMDSLERVEKANKKMHELIYDLLQLSRTSRMELRVTSVGLTQLISETKKDLRDQLAEKKTNILIPDNLPVVQGDAKRLTQVFENLIINALKYAAVFENNLIEIVQKETEKDWEIGVKDNGPGIPVQYHKKIFALFQRLDNQKEGTGVGLAIVSRIMALHGGRAWVESEPNHGATFWVCFPKQPNFPKENHDGIH